In Chanodichthys erythropterus isolate Z2021 chromosome 18, ASM2448905v1, whole genome shotgun sequence, the following are encoded in one genomic region:
- the jdp2a gene encoding jun dimerization protein 2, giving the protein MQRFPLFKIYSRPPADVTKGLHSLTSRPKPAVVTGVCDVMPGQIPDPSVTAGSLPSLGPLVGISATTLTEHLKYADLCNLGAMLSPLHLLGKLGKRPLPIKAEKDEEEERRKRRREKNKVAAARCRNKKKERTEYLQRESERLEMMNSELKSQIEELKHERQQLILMLNRHRPTCIVRTDSIKSPEKEANPLLEQVEAE; this is encoded by the exons ATGCAACGATTCCCGCTCTTCAAGATCTACTCGCGACCTCCAGCTGACGTCACAAAGGGACTCCACTCGCTCACCTCGAGACCAAAGCCAG CTGTGGTCACGGGCGTTTGTGACGTGATGCCCGGACAGATCCCGGACCCCTCGGTGACGGCGGGCTCACTGCCCAGTCTGGGCCCTCTAGTGGGCATTTCTGCCACCACACTAACTGAACACCTGAAATACGCCGACCTCTGCAACCTTGGGGCCATGCTGTCCCCTTTACATCTACTGGGGAAGCTGGGCAAGCGGCCGCTCCCGATTAAAGCTGAG AAAGATGAAGAGGAAGAGAGGAGGAAACGAAGGCGAGAGAAAAACAAAGTGGCAGCAGCAAGATGTcgaaacaaaaagaaagaaagaacagagtATCTCCAAAGG GAATCTGAGCGTCTAGAGATGATGAATTCGGAGCTGAAGTCACAGATCGAGGAGCTGAAGCACGAACGACAGCAGCTCATCCTGATGCTCAATCGCCATCGGCCCACCTGCATCGTGAGGACGGACAGCATTAAGAGCCCTGAGAAAGAGGCCAACCCTCTCCTGGAGCAGGTGGAGGCCGAATGA